Proteins encoded by one window of Corynebacterium amycolatum:
- a CDS encoding DUF3039 domain-containing protein, with protein sequence MSTPLKTTKTIERTDTRVDESTRDDTPKFFHYVKKDQIVNSAVNGSYVVALCGETFPVKKSAKPGSPVCPDCERIYKSLRRK encoded by the coding sequence GTGAGCACTCCATTGAAGACGACAAAGACGATTGAACGCACCGATACCCGCGTCGATGAGTCGACGAGGGACGACACTCCGAAGTTCTTCCATTACGTCAAGAAGGACCAGATCGTGAACTCCGCGGTCAACGGCTCCTACGTCGTTGCTCTGTGCGGTGAAACCTTCCCAGTGAAGAAGTCGGCGAAGCCGGGTTCACCGGTATGCCCTGACTGCGAGCGGATTTACAAGTCCCTGCGTCGCAAGTGA
- a CDS encoding DUF3093 domain-containing protein encodes MSSSGDSSIVYSEKLWVPWWFWVLGGVAVFVCTAQIGFNRSPIWLVIGGIICLAVGVWVLLTMSKTTVSVEVDSTGERWLHAGTAVLPASVVAKSLVVPKSAQRNALGRQLDPAAFLVTHTWIPTMVLLVLDDPDDPTPYWLVSTRRPEALLDSLFDR; translated from the coding sequence ATCAGCTCGAGCGGAGATTCATCGATTGTCTATTCCGAAAAGCTCTGGGTTCCCTGGTGGTTCTGGGTACTCGGCGGTGTTGCCGTTTTCGTATGCACGGCTCAGATTGGCTTTAACCGTTCACCGATTTGGCTTGTCATCGGCGGCATTATTTGTCTAGCCGTAGGCGTGTGGGTGCTGTTGACTATGTCGAAGACCACGGTGTCCGTGGAAGTGGACAGCACTGGTGAACGCTGGCTTCACGCTGGCACGGCAGTTTTGCCAGCATCGGTCGTTGCCAAATCCCTGGTGGTCCCGAAGTCCGCGCAGCGCAATGCGTTGGGCCGTCAGCTCGATCCAGCAGCATTCCTGGTTACGCACACGTGGATTCCCACGATGGTGCTGCTAGTCCTCGACGATCCAGACGACCCAACCCCCTATTGGCTGGTCTCCACCCGCCGCCCCGAGGCACTACTTGACAGTCTCTTCGACCGCTAG
- a CDS encoding RNA polymerase sigma factor, with amino-acid sequence MAGNELGQAQDQSTGSGTGSATPAKKAVKKAIKKAVKKTVAKKTAAKKTAAKKTAAKKTAATETAAKKATAKKAAAKKTVKKAAKKSVAKKTTRKAAAKKATKRTTAAKATAAKAAAAKAKDAQALDATENEELEDEELDHDLEQERDYDPDLDDDLEDDDFHDDLDDDDLEDDEEEDDEDDEDEDEDEDEEDEGDEVWNEDESARLRQARKDAALTASADSVRAYLKQIGKVALLTAEEEVSLAKRIEAGLYAQYKIDEAKEAGERIAYAQKRDLREISRDGQRAKNHLLEANLRLVVSLAKRYTGRGMAFLDLIQEGNLGLIRAVEKFDYTKGYKFSTYATWWIRQAITRAMADQARTIRIPVHMVEVINKLGRIQRELLQDLGREPTPEELAKEMDITEEKVLEIQQYAREPISLDQTIGDEGDSQLGDFIEDSEAVIAVDAVSFTLLQDQLGDVLETLSEREAGVVRLRFGLTDGMPRTLDEIGQVYGVTRERIRQIESKTMSKLRHPSRSQVLRDYLE; translated from the coding sequence GTGGCAGGCAACGAACTGGGGCAAGCTCAGGACCAATCCACCGGGAGTGGCACCGGTTCAGCTACTCCTGCAAAGAAGGCTGTAAAGAAGGCCATCAAGAAAGCAGTGAAGAAGACCGTGGCAAAGAAGACTGCCGCGAAGAAAACTGCCGCCAAGAAGACGGCTGCCAAAAAGACAGCTGCTACCGAGACTGCGGCGAAAAAGGCGACCGCTAAGAAGGCAGCGGCCAAGAAGACCGTGAAGAAGGCGGCTAAGAAGTCGGTCGCTAAGAAGACCACACGTAAGGCCGCCGCCAAGAAGGCAACTAAGCGGACAACGGCTGCGAAGGCCACTGCGGCCAAGGCTGCTGCAGCGAAGGCGAAGGACGCGCAGGCTCTCGACGCAACTGAGAACGAAGAGCTCGAGGACGAGGAACTCGATCACGACTTGGAGCAGGAGCGGGACTACGACCCAGATCTGGATGATGATCTCGAAGACGATGATTTTCACGACGATCTGGATGATGACGACCTCGAAGATGATGAAGAAGAGGACGACGAGGACGACGAGGACGAAGACGAAGACGAGGATGAAGAGGACGAGGGCGACGAGGTCTGGAACGAGGACGAGTCCGCTCGTCTGCGTCAGGCCCGCAAGGATGCTGCCCTCACCGCCTCCGCTGACTCTGTCCGCGCCTACCTCAAGCAGATTGGTAAGGTCGCGCTGCTGACTGCCGAGGAAGAAGTCAGTCTGGCAAAGCGCATCGAGGCTGGTCTGTATGCGCAGTACAAGATTGACGAGGCCAAGGAAGCCGGCGAGCGCATCGCTTACGCTCAGAAGCGCGACTTGCGCGAGATTTCTCGCGACGGTCAGCGCGCCAAGAACCACCTGCTCGAGGCCAACCTCCGTCTCGTGGTATCCCTGGCAAAGCGCTACACCGGCCGTGGCATGGCTTTCCTCGACTTGATTCAGGAGGGCAACCTCGGCCTGATTCGCGCCGTCGAGAAGTTCGACTACACCAAGGGCTACAAGTTCTCCACGTACGCAACGTGGTGGATTCGCCAGGCCATTACTCGTGCAATGGCCGACCAGGCTCGAACCATTCGTATTCCGGTTCACATGGTCGAGGTCATTAATAAGCTCGGCCGTATCCAGCGTGAGCTGCTCCAGGATCTCGGCCGCGAGCCCACTCCGGAAGAGCTCGCTAAGGAAATGGATATCACCGAGGAAAAGGTTCTCGAGATTCAGCAGTACGCTCGTGAACCCATTTCGCTAGACCAGACCATCGGTGACGAGGGCGACTCCCAGCTCGGTGACTTCATTGAGGACTCCGAGGCAGTCATCGCCGTGGACGCCGTGAGCTTCACGCTCCTCCAAGATCAGCTTGGCGACGTTCTGGAGACTCTCTCCGAACGTGAAGCCGGTGTCGTCCGTCTGCGCTTCGGCCTTACCGACGGCATGCCACGTACTCTTGACGAGATTGGCCAGGTCTACGGTGTGACACGCGAGCGCATCCGTCAGATTGAGTCCAAGACGATGTCCAAGCTACGTCACCCATCGCGTTCGCAGGTTCTGCGTGACTACTTGGAGTAA
- the dut gene encoding dUTP diphosphatase: protein MTYAPVQVKKLTKDAVIPQRAHADDAGVDLSSAEDVVLAPGQRALVGTGIAIALPAGTVGLVHPRSGLAFKKGLSIVNAPGTIDAGYRGELKVCLINLDPTNAVEITKGDRIAQLVVQKVELSPMVEVDELDETERGAGGHGSTGVSTTL, encoded by the coding sequence ATGACTTATGCTCCGGTGCAAGTGAAAAAGCTCACTAAAGACGCAGTGATCCCCCAGCGTGCGCATGCTGATGATGCCGGTGTGGATTTGAGCTCAGCGGAGGATGTCGTCCTAGCACCAGGGCAACGGGCACTCGTCGGAACCGGAATTGCCATTGCCTTGCCGGCGGGCACAGTGGGATTGGTTCATCCACGCTCCGGATTGGCTTTCAAAAAGGGGCTATCCATCGTCAACGCTCCCGGCACGATTGATGCCGGTTACCGTGGTGAGCTTAAAGTCTGCCTGATCAACTTGGATCCGACCAATGCGGTGGAGATCACCAAAGGTGATCGAATCGCACAGTTGGTTGTGCAGAAGGTCGAGCTCAGTCCGATGGTGGAGGTCGATGAACTCGATGAAACTGAACGCGGTGCGGGCGGTCACGGGTCAACCGGAGTGTCCACGACGCTTTAA
- a CDS encoding DEAD/DEAH box helicase, whose protein sequence is MSGLRKWQQEALDKYLATNPKDFLAVATPGAGKTTFALRIASELLSRRIVERIIVVVPTEHLKVQWAASAARSGIALDPKFSNAKGVVNPSYQGIVVTYAQVAVHPFKHHAVATARPTLVILDEVHHGGDAKSWGDGISEAYGDVERRLCLTGTPFRSDDAAIPFVRYSPDGDGYSRSVADYTYGYSNALADGVVRPVVFLAYSGEARWRDSAGDEFAARLGTVMSPEETTRAWRTALDPKGEWMPSVLRAAHTRLSQMRQHIPDAGGLVIASDAATARAYKRILEQIASTPVALVLSDEPGSSERIKTFSESTDEWMVAVRMVSEGVDVPRLAVGVYATSSSTPLFFAQAIGRFVRSRMPGETASVFLPSIPVLLDLASQMEVQRNHVLGKPDRPSEGWEDDLVAEANRRKDEPDELLPAYESIGADAELDYLIYDGSSYGTATVAGSAEEADYLGLPGLLDAEQMRLLLRQRQDEQLKAASAREKEAREEARESSSSGGEGGAVHRIEGSAYPRPQKVASEVLPKLRKELNTLVSMTAARTGKPHGQVHNEVRRACGGPPTALCTEEQLRDRISYLRNW, encoded by the coding sequence GTGAGCGGGCTTCGTAAATGGCAGCAGGAGGCCCTCGACAAATACCTGGCGACTAACCCCAAGGACTTCCTTGCAGTGGCGACACCGGGCGCAGGTAAGACGACCTTCGCTCTGCGTATCGCCAGTGAGTTGCTGTCGCGGCGGATTGTCGAGCGCATTATCGTCGTAGTGCCTACTGAGCACCTGAAGGTACAGTGGGCTGCCTCTGCTGCTCGTTCGGGGATTGCGTTGGATCCCAAGTTCTCCAACGCCAAGGGTGTGGTAAACCCTTCCTACCAGGGAATTGTTGTGACCTACGCCCAAGTCGCAGTGCATCCGTTTAAGCACCATGCCGTAGCCACCGCTCGGCCGACATTGGTGATTCTGGACGAGGTACACCACGGCGGTGATGCCAAGAGTTGGGGCGACGGCATTTCTGAGGCTTACGGTGATGTCGAACGCCGCCTGTGCTTAACTGGTACGCCGTTCCGCTCCGATGACGCGGCAATTCCGTTTGTTCGCTACTCGCCGGATGGCGATGGTTACTCGCGCTCCGTCGCTGACTACACGTACGGCTATTCCAATGCGCTTGCCGACGGCGTCGTGCGCCCAGTGGTCTTTTTGGCTTACTCCGGTGAAGCTCGCTGGCGTGATAGCGCGGGTGATGAGTTCGCTGCGCGTCTGGGTACCGTGATGAGCCCAGAGGAGACCACTCGAGCTTGGCGCACCGCGCTTGATCCAAAGGGCGAGTGGATGCCGTCGGTGCTGCGGGCAGCGCATACCCGGCTCTCGCAGATGAGGCAGCATATTCCCGATGCCGGTGGCCTGGTTATCGCCTCCGATGCGGCAACTGCCCGTGCGTACAAGCGCATTCTCGAGCAGATTGCCTCCACACCGGTGGCGTTGGTGCTTTCGGATGAGCCTGGCTCGTCGGAACGCATTAAGACCTTCTCCGAGTCCACCGACGAGTGGATGGTGGCTGTGCGAATGGTCTCCGAAGGCGTGGACGTGCCAAGGTTGGCGGTCGGCGTGTATGCGACTAGTTCCTCGACTCCGCTATTCTTCGCGCAGGCTATCGGACGATTCGTGCGAAGCCGCATGCCGGGGGAGACTGCGTCCGTCTTCTTGCCGTCGATTCCTGTGCTGCTCGACTTGGCCTCGCAGATGGAGGTGCAGCGCAACCACGTGCTCGGTAAACCGGATCGGCCTTCGGAGGGCTGGGAAGATGACTTGGTCGCCGAAGCTAACCGGCGTAAGGATGAGCCCGACGAACTGCTGCCGGCCTACGAATCCATTGGCGCGGATGCTGAACTCGACTACCTGATCTACGACGGTTCCTCCTACGGCACCGCAACCGTTGCCGGTTCCGCTGAAGAAGCTGACTACCTTGGCTTGCCCGGGCTTCTCGACGCTGAGCAAATGCGACTCTTGCTGCGTCAGCGGCAGGATGAACAGCTTAAAGCCGCCAGTGCCCGAGAGAAGGAAGCCCGCGAGGAGGCGAGGGAATCGTCGTCAAGCGGAGGCGAAGGCGGCGCGGTCCACCGCATTGAGGGATCGGCGTACCCGAGGCCGCAGAAGGTGGCCAGTGAGGTGTTGCCGAAGTTGCGGAAGGAACTCAATACGCTGGTGTCTATGACGGCGGCGCGAACCGGTAAGCCACATGGTCAGGTGCATAACGAGGTTCGGCGCGCCTGTGGTGGCCCGCCGACTGCGCTGTGTACGGAGGAGCAGTTGCGCGATCGCATTAGCTACCTGCGTAATTGGTAG
- a CDS encoding DUF4193 family protein — protein MAVNYDAPRTRETEELETDSLEGLQAASAEKEIDDTDDGEIVEPFELPVADIAGEEFDMDVAPKGDDEFTCGSCFMVMHRSMIAIDNGDGFPICQDCA, from the coding sequence ATGGCTGTAAACTACGATGCCCCGCGTACTCGTGAAACCGAAGAGCTGGAGACCGATTCCCTCGAGGGCCTTCAGGCTGCATCTGCTGAGAAGGAAATCGACGACACCGACGACGGCGAAATTGTCGAGCCGTTCGAGTTGCCGGTCGCCGACATCGCGGGTGAAGAATTCGATATGGATGTCGCCCCGAAGGGAGACGATGAATTCACCTGTGGCTCCTGCTTCATGGTCATGCACCGCTCGATGATTGCAATCGATAACGGCGATGGTTTCCCCATCTGCCAGGACTGTGCCTAA
- a CDS encoding LytR C-terminal domain-containing protein, with protein MSSGPASTSSASHRRKIVPYVVVSVVAVVIAATSWVLAFRSQPASYPVPCSLPAAGTPVSSTTLIGEHVVPPSDVHVRVYNANGKVGQATTVAEQLRQLDFVLDEQVPYGNDPIVENQDLGCFGQLRYGEQFNGHAAALHALFPCFELIHDGRPDATVDVSLGKGFKDLEVVSQVEETLSALNRGEQADLEGLSSLSSSTCS; from the coding sequence ATGAGTTCAGGCCCCGCGAGCACTTCGAGCGCATCACATCGACGAAAAATTGTTCCCTACGTGGTGGTTTCCGTCGTAGCTGTAGTGATTGCCGCTACGTCGTGGGTATTGGCATTCCGCAGCCAACCGGCCAGTTATCCGGTCCCCTGTTCCCTCCCCGCAGCTGGCACCCCTGTTTCCTCCACCACGCTAATCGGAGAACACGTCGTTCCACCGTCGGATGTTCATGTGCGCGTCTATAACGCCAACGGCAAAGTCGGCCAGGCTACAACCGTCGCCGAACAATTGCGGCAACTCGATTTTGTTCTCGATGAGCAGGTTCCCTACGGCAACGACCCTATTGTGGAAAACCAAGACCTCGGCTGCTTCGGCCAGCTGCGTTATGGCGAGCAGTTCAATGGCCACGCCGCAGCGCTTCACGCTCTTTTCCCCTGTTTTGAGCTCATCCACGATGGTCGGCCGGATGCAACCGTCGATGTGTCGTTGGGTAAGGGGTTTAAGGACCTCGAAGTAGTCAGCCAGGTTGAGGAAACGTTGTCCGCATTGAACCGTGGAGAACAAGCCGATCTAGAGGGGTTAAGCTCATTAAGCTCGAGCACCTGTTCCTAG
- a CDS encoding inositol monophosphatase family protein, with product MRPSVRELRDRAVFIARAAAAHIASRRVELGSDGVLASSETKSSAVDPVTVVDRESEELIRSLIKAFSSSDRILGEEGGLDDGPGSQAQATDAAEAVTWIVDPIDGTVNFLYGLPNFAVSIACAVGDEVVAGAVANVSSGEIYSAAKGEGAQVSRRDGTVQTLSCSPTAELEKTLVATGFSYSANLRQVQGRIASQLLGECRDIRRMGSAALDLCMVAHGRVDAYYEHDIKIWDYAAGALIAAEAGARIRVPEFTQCANAAGRPEGDPLDFGVGAANPEVADAFFEALDGATAKARN from the coding sequence GTGCGACCCAGCGTCAGGGAATTGCGCGATCGCGCGGTATTTATTGCCCGCGCAGCCGCGGCGCACATCGCCAGTCGTCGGGTCGAACTCGGCTCCGATGGCGTTTTAGCAAGCTCCGAAACGAAGTCCTCAGCTGTTGACCCGGTCACCGTCGTCGACCGTGAATCTGAGGAGCTCATTCGTTCGCTCATCAAGGCGTTTAGCAGCTCCGACCGTATTTTGGGCGAAGAAGGCGGGCTTGACGACGGCCCGGGCTCTCAAGCGCAAGCTACTGACGCGGCCGAAGCGGTGACCTGGATCGTAGACCCCATCGATGGCACAGTGAATTTCCTTTACGGATTGCCCAACTTTGCTGTGAGTATCGCCTGCGCCGTAGGCGATGAGGTCGTGGCGGGTGCAGTGGCAAATGTGTCCTCGGGAGAGATTTACAGTGCAGCAAAGGGAGAGGGCGCTCAGGTTTCTCGGCGGGACGGCACTGTGCAGACGCTTAGTTGTTCCCCAACGGCCGAGCTGGAAAAGACACTTGTGGCAACAGGATTCAGCTATTCCGCTAATCTCCGGCAGGTGCAGGGGCGGATAGCGTCGCAGTTGTTGGGGGAGTGTCGAGATATTCGGCGCATGGGATCGGCGGCGCTCGATTTGTGCATGGTGGCGCACGGCCGTGTTGATGCGTATTACGAACACGACATCAAGATTTGGGACTATGCAGCAGGTGCTCTGATTGCGGCTGAAGCAGGCGCAAGAATTAGGGTCCCGGAATTCACGCAGTGTGCCAACGCTGCTGGCCGGCCGGAGGGAGACCCGCTCGACTTCGGTGTCGGTGCGGCGAATCCTGAAGTTGCCGATGCGTTCTTCGAAGCATTGGATGGTGCGACCGCGAAGGCTAGGAATTAG
- a CDS encoding DUF3099 domain-containing protein: protein MARINDRRDSALPKRGSSRRRKKDAALITDARGSRIRNYDHRRHVYAALQWSRIPLLLLSGAFYLWWDVPWIAAILMVVSVPMPWIAVVIANGVGEPADKRKPRVYKPGVVREQNRKWEEQQRQRALKEAEMRALGSAASTEDTDAPPRSGNETTSNPFDDANVIDMPEDDDPSSSSPN, encoded by the coding sequence ATGGCGCGAATCAATGACCGTCGCGACTCCGCGCTGCCGAAACGCGGAAGTTCCCGGCGACGCAAGAAAGACGCGGCGTTGATTACCGACGCCCGCGGCTCAAGGATTCGCAACTACGACCACCGCCGCCACGTCTACGCGGCCCTGCAATGGTCTCGCATTCCATTGCTACTTCTTTCCGGCGCTTTTTACCTGTGGTGGGATGTGCCGTGGATTGCGGCGATTCTCATGGTCGTCTCCGTACCCATGCCGTGGATCGCGGTTGTCATCGCCAATGGCGTTGGAGAACCCGCTGACAAGCGCAAACCGCGCGTCTACAAGCCAGGAGTTGTACGCGAGCAAAACCGCAAATGGGAGGAACAACAGCGCCAGCGCGCCCTCAAGGAAGCGGAGATGCGCGCGCTCGGTTCTGCTGCCAGTACCGAAGACACCGACGCACCGCCGCGGTCCGGTAACGAGACCACCTCAAATCCCTTCGATGACGCAAATGTCATCGATATGCCGGAAGACGACGATCCGTCGTCAAGCTCCCCTAACTAG
- the ppgK gene encoding polyphosphate--glucose phosphotransferase, producing the protein MGQRIGFGIDVGGSGIKGGRVDLDTGQLIGDRIKIFTPQPATPEAVAKTIAEIVDIAQWDSDVGITIPSVVHNQIALLAANIDGSWVNTNCQELFAKHLPNNKAHVLNDADAAGLAEVQFGDPGNKTGAVLLLTFGTGIGSALIHDGLLYPNSELGHLVIDGTEAEHFASARIKDVEGLGFEEWAERVSKVLRTYEALFWPSRIIVGGGISREHEKWIPLLTCKTPVVPASLDNNAGIAGAAFAADQGLYP; encoded by the coding sequence ATGGGACAACGAATTGGATTTGGCATCGACGTCGGAGGCTCTGGAATCAAGGGTGGCCGCGTGGACCTTGATACTGGGCAGCTTATTGGCGACCGCATTAAGATTTTCACGCCACAGCCGGCAACCCCGGAGGCGGTTGCGAAGACCATTGCGGAAATTGTGGACATTGCGCAGTGGGATTCCGATGTCGGCATCACGATTCCGTCCGTCGTACATAATCAGATTGCCTTGCTGGCCGCCAATATTGACGGTTCTTGGGTTAATACGAACTGCCAAGAGCTCTTCGCTAAACATCTGCCCAACAACAAAGCGCACGTGCTTAACGACGCTGACGCTGCCGGCCTCGCTGAAGTCCAGTTTGGCGATCCGGGCAATAAAACTGGCGCCGTGTTGTTGCTAACTTTTGGTACCGGCATCGGCTCCGCGCTTATTCATGACGGATTGCTCTACCCCAATTCGGAGTTAGGCCATCTCGTCATCGATGGCACGGAGGCCGAACACTTTGCATCCGCGAGAATTAAAGATGTGGAGGGGCTCGGCTTCGAAGAGTGGGCTGAGCGCGTGAGCAAGGTGCTTAGGACCTACGAGGCGCTGTTTTGGCCGTCACGGATTATCGTCGGCGGCGGAATCAGCCGCGAACACGAAAAGTGGATTCCGCTGTTGACATGTAAGACTCCAGTTGTCCCGGCAAGTTTGGATAATAATGCGGGTATTGCTGGCGCCGCATTTGCAGCTGACCAGGGGCTTTACCCTTAA
- a CDS encoding SLC13 family permease, whose translation MAATSTRDNSPELSPGQQDRGYLSRELFRKRTGLGLGIILSLLVYFFMPAELDHNLRATAGVAVLMAVWWMSEAIPIAVTALLPLALFPILNLAEIKDFSGKYTDPTIFLFMGGFLLALAMQRWNLHKRVALWVLVLMGSSPKMLILGFMVATGFLSMWVSNTATAVMMLPIGVSVLSLIVRMLHDEKVAAEDAGSASESVAETPGGDALEEAEESSSSYDPMPKSNFGIALMLGIAYAASIGSLGTIIGTPPNAMLAAYMAEQGVNIGFGQWMLLGVPVAVVLMLCAWFLLTSVLFKPEIAHIPGGRELMRDELKRLGRMSAGERRVLMVFIAAALAWVFVPVLLPDTKIADAVIAMTVGIALFLIPGGPDGVKLMRWENALELPWGVLLLFGGGLALSSQFGASGLSDWIGEQLSTLGWMPVAALVVVVGAVVLFLTEFTSNTATAATFLPLVGAMAIGLGHDQMIFAVPVALAATSAFMMPVATPPNAIAYGSGYVSMDNMVKTGVWLNIIALIVISVASLTLLQWVFGVVY comes from the coding sequence GTGGCAGCGACATCTACGCGCGACAACTCCCCGGAACTGTCACCTGGCCAACAAGACCGTGGTTACCTCAGCCGGGAGCTTTTCCGTAAGCGCACCGGTCTAGGACTCGGTATCATCCTGTCCTTGCTCGTGTACTTCTTTATGCCGGCTGAGCTCGATCACAACCTGCGTGCAACCGCAGGTGTAGCAGTGCTTATGGCCGTGTGGTGGATGTCCGAGGCTATCCCGATTGCCGTTACGGCTCTGCTGCCGCTGGCGCTATTCCCGATTCTCAACCTCGCGGAGATTAAGGATTTCTCGGGCAAGTACACAGACCCGACCATCTTCCTCTTTATGGGCGGCTTCCTGTTGGCACTGGCGATGCAGCGTTGGAACCTACACAAGCGTGTCGCATTGTGGGTCCTGGTGCTCATGGGGTCGTCACCAAAGATGCTGATTCTAGGCTTCATGGTGGCTACTGGCTTCCTGTCGATGTGGGTATCCAACACGGCCACGGCCGTGATGATGCTGCCAATCGGTGTGTCCGTGCTGAGCCTGATTGTCCGAATGCTGCACGATGAGAAAGTTGCTGCAGAGGATGCGGGATCTGCGAGTGAATCGGTCGCCGAAACCCCTGGTGGGGATGCGCTGGAGGAGGCGGAGGAGTCGTCGTCAAGTTACGACCCGATGCCAAAGTCGAACTTCGGTATCGCGCTGATGCTGGGTATCGCTTACGCGGCATCGATTGGTTCGTTGGGAACGATTATTGGTACTCCGCCGAACGCGATGCTGGCGGCCTACATGGCGGAGCAGGGTGTCAACATTGGGTTTGGCCAGTGGATGCTGCTGGGTGTCCCGGTGGCGGTTGTGCTCATGCTCTGTGCATGGTTCCTGCTGACAAGTGTTCTGTTTAAGCCGGAGATTGCGCATATTCCAGGCGGACGCGAACTGATGCGTGACGAGCTCAAGCGTCTCGGCCGTATGTCGGCGGGTGAGCGTCGCGTGCTCATGGTGTTTATCGCGGCTGCGCTGGCGTGGGTCTTTGTTCCGGTGCTGCTGCCAGACACCAAGATTGCCGATGCGGTAATCGCGATGACGGTAGGTATTGCACTGTTCCTGATTCCGGGTGGCCCTGATGGCGTGAAGCTCATGCGCTGGGAAAATGCGTTGGAGCTGCCGTGGGGTGTGCTGCTGCTGTTCGGTGGTGGCCTGGCGCTGTCCTCGCAGTTCGGTGCCTCTGGGCTGTCGGACTGGATTGGCGAGCAGCTGTCTACCCTCGGCTGGATGCCAGTGGCTGCACTCGTGGTTGTCGTCGGCGCCGTTGTGCTGTTCCTGACCGAGTTCACGTCTAACACCGCGACGGCCGCGACCTTCCTGCCGCTGGTTGGTGCGATGGCAATCGGCTTGGGCCACGACCAGATGATCTTCGCTGTTCCAGTTGCACTGGCGGCTACTTCGGCGTTCATGATGCCGGTTGCAACACCGCCGAACGCCATCGCCTACGGCTCCGGCTACGTCAGCATGGACAACATGGTCAAGACCGGTGTTTGGCTGAACATCATTGCGCTGATTGTGATTTCTGTGGCTTCGCTGACGCTGCTGCAGTGGGTATTCGGCGTCGTGTACTAG